In Miscanthus floridulus cultivar M001 chromosome 5, ASM1932011v1, whole genome shotgun sequence, one genomic interval encodes:
- the LOC136451582 gene encoding putative 4-hydroxy-4-methyl-2-oxoglutarate aldolase 2: MAALPLATAEACDANAALIMNGDLRALQPIFQIYGRRQIFAGPVVTLKIFEDNVLLREFLEEKGHGRVLVVDAGGSMRCAVLGGNLAQLAQNNGWAGVVVNGCIRDVDEINGCDIGVRALNSHPIKSNKKGVGEKHAPVTFAGTRICDGEWLYADSDGILISRSELTV; encoded by the coding sequence ATGGCTGCCTTGCCATTGGCCACTGCTGAAGCATGTGATGCTAATGCTGCTCTAATTATGAATGGTGATCTTCGTGCTCTCCAACCTATCTTCCAAATCTATGGAAGGCGGCAGATTTTTGCTGGCCCTGTTGTGACACTGAAGATCTTCGAGGATAACGTTCTGCTCCGTGAGTTCCTTGAGGAGAAAGGTCACGGCAGGGTCCTGGTGGTTGATGCCGGTGGGAGCATGCGCTGTGCAGTTTTGGGTGGCAACCTTGCGCAGCTGGCGCAGAACAACGGGTGGGCTGGTGTCGTGGTCAATGGCTGCATCAGGGACGTCGATGAGATAAATGGTTGTGACATTGGCGTCCGGGCTCTGAACTCACACCCTATCAAGTCAAACAAGAAGGGCGTCGGTGAGAAGCATGCTCCTGTGACCTTTGCAGGGACTAGAATTTGCGATGGAGAATGGCTCTATGCCGATTCTGATGGCATTCTTATCTCAAGATCAGAATTGACTGTGTAG